From a single Gimesia fumaroli genomic region:
- a CDS encoding PhnD/SsuA/transferrin family substrate-binding protein, which yields MGRDSVLRVAVQFPTEITRLDEERKVTFKQISFHLMSFVLCLACSGPTAFAGETAPAKQGSPQLLTLIVMDPLAAPLSCPCVKGYAQRDYEKLGAYLEKELGRKVEVKFSESLAKAVPEKANNRAYLIIGKQSVVLADAGALKLKVQGVARLSDLKGSTTQTGLIVVPAKDPAQTAKDLQGYRIFFGPSECDEKHQAAMNILKKAHVSIPKKLEISEACSDGACKILEFDKDVRAAAVISSYAKPLLQGCGTIKKGDLRVVAETKPVPFITAFTGGKMNAAEQKEISTALMNVVTQPELCQSLESLLGFVTLENPVGSSQPKTAALKKK from the coding sequence GTGGGACGCGATTCCGTTCTGCGTGTCGCAGTTCAGTTTCCAACGGAAATCACTCGCCTGGATGAGGAGAGAAAAGTGACGTTCAAACAGATTTCATTTCACCTGATGTCTTTTGTGTTGTGCCTGGCATGCAGTGGACCCACCGCGTTCGCAGGCGAAACGGCACCGGCAAAGCAGGGCAGTCCACAGTTGTTGACGTTGATTGTAATGGACCCGCTGGCAGCGCCGCTCTCCTGTCCCTGTGTGAAAGGTTACGCCCAGCGCGACTATGAGAAACTGGGTGCCTATCTGGAAAAGGAACTGGGCCGCAAGGTCGAGGTGAAGTTTTCGGAATCACTGGCGAAAGCCGTTCCGGAAAAAGCGAATAACCGTGCCTACCTGATTATTGGCAAGCAGTCTGTGGTACTCGCTGATGCAGGTGCTTTAAAACTGAAAGTACAGGGGGTTGCCCGTCTGTCCGATCTCAAGGGATCAACCACTCAGACCGGATTGATTGTGGTTCCAGCGAAGGACCCGGCTCAAACCGCGAAGGATTTACAAGGCTATCGCATTTTCTTCGGGCCCTCTGAATGCGATGAAAAGCATCAGGCCGCGATGAACATTTTGAAAAAGGCTCATGTATCGATTCCGAAAAAGTTGGAAATCAGCGAAGCCTGTAGTGATGGTGCCTGTAAAATTCTGGAGTTTGACAAAGACGTGCGTGCCGCCGCCGTGATTTCCAGTTATGCCAAGCCGCTTCTGCAAGGTTGTGGCACGATTAAAAAAGGCGACCTGCGTGTTGTGGCAGAAACAAAACCGGTTCCCTTTATCACGGCTTTTACTGGTGGGAAAATGAATGCCGCCGAACAAAAAGAAATCAGCACAGCATTGATGAATGTGGTGACACAGCCGGAACTCTGTCAGTCGTTAGAATCTCTGTTGGGATTTGTAACCCTCGAAAATCCAGTTGGTTCGTCTCAACCAAAAACAGCGGCCTTAAAAAAAAAGTAG
- a CDS encoding SMI1/KNR4 family protein: MAKMKEVIAQIAELTIEDEDGEECEVELEEPASAEELSDISENIPLNAELIDFYLTTNGMLLFSDEIYDLESLDYDSENGIITIHEWGNGDFTCIATQQSKYPEGTVLFMNHSPDVLVPIADSLSDWLLKVVAEYQKKGRLLHPADYFRSPQEQGLYSHVINALRGRDCELNG; encoded by the coding sequence ATGGCAAAAATGAAAGAGGTGATCGCGCAAATTGCTGAACTGACGATTGAGGATGAGGATGGCGAAGAGTGTGAGGTTGAGCTCGAAGAGCCCGCTTCAGCCGAGGAATTAAGCGACATTTCAGAAAATATTCCGCTCAATGCGGAACTGATCGACTTTTATTTGACAACAAATGGGATGCTGTTGTTCTCGGATGAAATCTATGATTTGGAATCTTTGGACTACGATAGCGAAAACGGAATCATCACAATTCATGAATGGGGGAATGGTGATTTCACTTGCATAGCGACGCAGCAGTCAAAGTACCCGGAAGGAACGGTTCTGTTCATGAACCATTCACCGGATGTCCTGGTTCCGATTGCCGATTCGCTGAGTGATTGGCTGCTGAAGGTTGTTGCCGAATACCAGAAGAAAGGAAGGTTACTACACCCTGCTGATTATTTTCGGTCTCCACAAGAGCAGGGGCTCTATAGTCATGTCATCAATGCGCTACGTGGGCGAGATTGTGAGTTGAATGGTTAG
- a CDS encoding outer membrane protein assembly factor BamB family protein, with amino-acid sequence MNNQTDLFRCLSAREGKVLWELGYLAPGELDYGNSPRATPLIYGKLVFLFGAFGDLHCVELATGNVVWKKNLYREYGLFEKPTWGSCSSPMIVENRLIVNPGAKEASLVALDPQTGKALWQTPGNAAAYGSLIVGKFGGRHQIVGHDAVSLGGWDVKTGARLWTVVPEFTGDFNVPTPLALDGKLLVTTENNGTRLYDFDQNGIIKPKPLAVNEDLNPDMSTPIRIGDQIFCVWNEMYCLNWKNGLKTAWYGDDNAFGDYAALITDSKRILVIGKGGTLVLIDGKAKQFKVNSRLNLFSNPGTENIFSHCALVGSRLYIRGESELICVDLAKK; translated from the coding sequence TTGAATAACCAGACTGATCTCTTCCGATGTCTGTCCGCTCGTGAGGGAAAAGTGTTATGGGAGCTGGGATATCTGGCGCCGGGGGAACTCGATTATGGGAACTCTCCCCGTGCCACGCCGTTGATTTACGGCAAGCTGGTTTTTCTGTTCGGCGCGTTTGGCGACTTGCATTGCGTGGAGTTAGCGACAGGGAACGTCGTCTGGAAAAAGAACCTGTACCGGGAGTATGGCCTGTTCGAAAAGCCGACCTGGGGCAGCTGTTCGTCACCTATGATCGTGGAGAACCGGCTGATTGTGAACCCCGGTGCAAAGGAAGCCTCGCTGGTGGCCCTCGATCCACAGACCGGGAAAGCCTTATGGCAGACGCCTGGCAACGCAGCCGCCTATGGTTCGCTCATCGTGGGTAAATTTGGCGGGCGACACCAGATTGTCGGCCATGATGCGGTCTCGCTGGGAGGCTGGGACGTCAAGACCGGAGCGAGACTCTGGACCGTGGTTCCGGAATTTACGGGAGACTTTAATGTTCCCACGCCGTTGGCTCTGGACGGCAAGCTGCTGGTCACGACAGAAAATAACGGGACTCGTTTGTATGATTTTGATCAAAACGGAATCATCAAACCAAAGCCACTTGCGGTGAACGAAGATCTGAACCCTGATATGAGTACGCCGATCCGAATCGGCGACCAGATCTTTTGTGTCTGGAATGAGATGTACTGTCTTAACTGGAAAAACGGACTGAAAACCGCCTGGTACGGAGACGACAATGCGTTCGGAGATTACGCCGCACTGATCACCGATTCGAAACGGATTCTCGTGATCGGCAAGGGAGGGACGTTAGTGCTGATCGACGGCAAAGCAAAGCAGTTCAAAGTCAATTCCCGGCTGAATCTCTTTTCCAATCCGGGTACTGAGAATATTTTTTCCCACTGTGCCCTCGTAGGCAGCCGTCTCTACATCCGTGGAGAAAGTGAACTGATCTGTGTTGATCTGGCTAAGAAATAG
- a CDS encoding cytochrome c, which produces MNLNVRYLLTAGLLLGMGVFLSWSQTSPTQAATTEKPQTGVPVEPDMHEFMEYVFQPTYRRLKKSLSTEPDNNQIWKAVKSDSLILAEGGNLLLLHKPENNRADWDQHSIQVRQFGGQLYKAAKAKDYQASKAKFASMLKNCNACHKQFDNGKHQLKP; this is translated from the coding sequence ATGAATCTGAATGTTCGATATCTGCTGACCGCGGGACTGCTTCTGGGAATGGGCGTATTTTTATCCTGGTCTCAGACCTCACCAACGCAAGCCGCTACTACCGAAAAGCCACAAACTGGGGTTCCTGTTGAACCAGATATGCACGAATTCATGGAATATGTGTTCCAGCCGACTTACAGACGTCTGAAGAAATCCCTCTCGACCGAGCCGGATAATAATCAGATCTGGAAAGCCGTCAAATCCGACTCGCTGATTCTGGCAGAAGGTGGAAATCTTCTGTTGCTGCACAAACCTGAAAACAACCGTGCAGACTGGGATCAGCATAGCATTCAGGTGCGCCAGTTTGGTGGTCAGCTCTACAAGGCAGCGAAGGCAAAAGACTATCAAGCCAGCAAAGCGAAATTCGCCTCGATGCTGAAAAACTGCAATGCCTGCCACAAACAATTTGATAATGGCAAGCATCAGCTGAAACCATAA